A genomic stretch from Chloroflexota bacterium includes:
- a CDS encoding dihydroorotate dehydrogenase-like protein gives MVDLKTKYLGLALKNPLVASASPLSETVQSVQQLEQAGVSAVVVYSLFEEQIIKESLELDHFLSRDTHSFAEAMTHLPEVGKFSLAPENYVQHISNLKAAVSIPVIGSLNGVSTGGWIEYAQKIEAAGADALELNLYYLPTDPAFSGNEVEAAYLKVVEDIRKTIRIPLAVKISPFITALPNFAKKLADAGANGLVLFNRFYQPDFDLEALEVVPDLHLSTSAELLLPLRWIAILKGRVALDFALTSGVHTVEDIIKSMMAGANVAMSASALLKNGTGYAQELIAKLEEWLVDHEYESIQQMQGSLSQEMSGNEAAFERANYMKVLDSY, from the coding sequence ATGGTTGATTTAAAAACGAAATATCTTGGTCTGGCATTAAAAAACCCCCTGGTCGCTTCAGCATCGCCGCTTTCAGAAACAGTCCAAAGCGTGCAACAACTTGAACAAGCTGGTGTTTCCGCGGTGGTGGTCTACTCGCTTTTTGAAGAGCAAATTATCAAAGAAAGTCTGGAACTCGATCATTTTTTGAGCCGCGACACGCATAGCTTCGCCGAAGCTATGACCCACCTGCCCGAAGTCGGCAAATTTAGTCTGGCGCCTGAAAACTACGTGCAACATATCAGCAACCTCAAAGCGGCCGTTTCTATCCCGGTTATTGGCAGTCTCAACGGCGTTTCAACAGGCGGCTGGATTGAATATGCGCAAAAAATTGAGGCCGCCGGGGCTGATGCTCTGGAACTCAACCTCTATTACCTTCCAACAGATCCCGCGTTCAGCGGAAATGAAGTTGAAGCCGCCTATCTGAAAGTTGTCGAAGATATTCGCAAAACAATCCGTATCCCCCTGGCCGTGAAAATCAGCCCATTCATCACAGCACTCCCGAACTTTGCTAAAAAACTGGCTGATGCAGGGGCAAATGGCTTGGTGCTTTTCAATCGCTTCTATCAACCTGATTTCGATTTAGAAGCGCTGGAAGTAGTGCCAGATTTGCATCTCAGTACATCGGCTGAACTGCTTCTCCCCCTACGCTGGATTGCTATTTTGAAGGGACGCGTGGCACTCGACTTCGCTTTGACGAGTGGCGTGCACACGGTAGAAGATATTATAAAAAGCATGATGGCTGGCGCAAATGTCGCCATGAGCGCTTCGGCGCTGCTCAAAAATGGGACCGGCTACGCTCAAGAGTTGATTGCCAAACTCGAAGAGTGGCTTGTCGATCATGAGTATGAATCCATCCAACAAATGCAAGGCAGCCTTAGCCAGGAAATGAGCGGCAATGAAGCAGCCTTTGAACGCGCGAACTACATGAAAGTGCTCGATTCGTACTAA